In a genomic window of Helianthus annuus cultivar XRQ/B chromosome 10, HanXRQr2.0-SUNRISE, whole genome shotgun sequence:
- the LOC110882858 gene encoding G-type lectin S-receptor-like serine/threonine-protein kinase RKS1, which translates to MYQERGILVSMQILLILRFCTCMDTITLIQPVKDGDILVSNGETFALGFFSPANSTNRYVGIWYNKISEQTIVWVANRDRPISNSTGILSVDHTGNLVLQEIDQSFVFWSTNVSGVVNDSFTAQLLDSGNLVLFQGLNKEVYSWQSFDHPSNTYLQGMKLGLEKKTGLNRMITSWKSSGNPGVGDYSYKLELVGSTQMFLFKGMTRYWRAGSWNGLGWSGVPCMTKGNIFIANYINNDDEVTIAYHMHNPSMLSRVVATESGTLERLTWHESDRKWVEFWSYPNDQCDVYNHCGPFGFCDPNASVTFECDCLPGYEPQSPQDWYIRDGSKGCKRKVGIHMCEVGDGFVELARVKIPDTSSAHVNMSLDLKACKELCLRNCTCKGYASADISKGAEGGGCIMWHRYMNDTRTFLDGGQSLYMRLDAAELDYMFVSKSLYFLEKYNYIILSC; encoded by the exons ATGTACCAAGAAAGAGGCATTCTAGTATCTATGCAAATCTTACTGATTCTTCGGTTTTGCACTTGTATGGACACCATTACACTCATCCAACCAGTTAAAGATGGGGATATTTTGGTCTCTAACGGAGAAACTTTTGCTCTTGGATTTTTTAGTCCCGCAAACTCCACCAACAGATATGTGGGTATCTGGTATAACAAGATTTCCGAGCAAACTATAGTTTGGGTTGCCAATAGAGACCGTCCGATCTCCAATTCGACCGGCATCCTATCAGTGGATCACACGGGGAACCTAGTCCTTCAAGAAATCGATCAAAGTTTTGTGTTTTGGTCAACCAATGTTTCCGGAGTGGTGAATGATAGTTTTACGGCCCAGTTATTAGATTCGGGGAATTTGGTGTTGTTTCAAGGACTAAACAAAGAGGTATATTCATGGCAAAGCTTTGATCACCCTTCGAATACGTATCTTCAGGGTATGAAGCTTGGCCTAGAGAAGAAAACGGGTTTGAACAGGATGATTACATCATGGAAGTCTAGTGGGAATCCTGGTGTGGGGGATTATTCATATAAACTGGAGTTAGTTGGGTCAACTCAGATGTTTTTGTTTAAAGGTATGACAAGATATTGGCGGGCAGGGTCATGGAACGGTCTTGGATGGAGCGGTGTACCGTGTATGACAAAGGGTAATATCTTCATTGCTAATTATATAAATAATGATGATGAGGTGACCATCGCTTACCATATGCACAATCCGTCCATGCTCTCTAGAGTAGTCGCTACTGAGTCTGGTACCTTAGAGAGGCTAACTTGGCACGAATCTGATCGTAAGTGGGTTGAGTTCTGGTCCTATCCAAATGACCAGTGTGATGTGTATAACCATTGCGGTCCTTTTGGCTTTTGTGATCCAAATGCATCAGTTACTTTTGAGTGTGATTGCCTTCCCGGATACGAGCCACAATCACCACAGGACTGGTACATAAGGGACGGTTCCAAAGGGTGTAAGAGAAAGGTCGGAATACATATGTGCGAAGTTGGAGACGGGTTCGTTGAGTTGGCCCGTGTTAAGATACCTGACACGTCGTCGGCACATGTGAACATGAGCTTGGATTTAAAAGCATGCAAAGAGTTGTGCTTGAGGAATTGCACGTGCAAGGGGTATGCAAGTGCTGATATCAGTAAAGGGGCCGAGGGTGGAGGTTGTATTATGTGGCATAGGTACATGAACGATACGAGGACGTTTTTAGATGGTGGTCAATCTCTTTATATGCGGCTTGATGCAGCTGAGTTAG ACTATATGTTTGTTTCTAAGTCCCTTTACTTTCTTGAAAAATACAATTATATTATTCTAAGTTGTTAG